From the Arvicola amphibius chromosome 2, mArvAmp1.2, whole genome shotgun sequence genome, one window contains:
- the LOC119807997 gene encoding olfactory receptor 10H2-like has product MLGSNYTTVSEFIFIGFSNFPQQLMPVFFVVILLMYLFTLLGNLLIMATIWSERSLHTPMYLFLCVLSISEILYTLSFIPRMLVDLLSTHHSITFLACANQMFFSFMFGFTHSLLLTIMGYDRYVAICHPLRYNVLMSPRGCAFMLAGSWAGGSAVGLIVTTSIFHLSFCGPNQIQHFLCHVPPMLKLACGSNVPVVALGVGLVCITYLLGCFLLILLSYAFIVAAILKIASAEGRHKAFSTCASHLTVVIVHYGFASVIYLKPKGPHFEEGDTLMATTYTVLTPFLSPIIFSLRNKELKNAMKKAFLRKLCSSNN; this is encoded by the coding sequence ATGCTAGGATCAAACTACACCACAGTGTCTGAATTCATCTTCATTGGCTTCTCCAACTTCCCACAGCAGCTCATGCCTGTCTTCTTTGTGGTGATCCTACTAATGTACCTCTTCACACTGCTGGGCAATCTGCTCATCATGGCCACCATCTGGAGTGAACGGAGTCTCCACACGCCCATGTACCTCTTTTTGTGTGTTCTCTCCATCTCTGAGATCCTCTATACCTTGTCCTTCATCCCACGCATGCTGGTTGACTTGCTCTCCACCCATCATTCCATCACCTTCCTGGCCTGTGCCAACCAGATGTTCTTCTCCTTTATGTTTGGATTCACCCACTCTTTGCTGCTTACCATCATGggctatgaccgctatgtggctatCTGTCACCCACTGCGCTACAATGTGCTCATGAGCCCCCGGGGCTGTGCCTTCATGTTGGCTGGGTCCTGGGCTGGAGGCTCAGCTGTTGGGCTGATAGTGACAACCTCCATTTTCCACCTGTCCTTCTGTGGACCCAACCAGATTCAACATTTCTTATGTCATGTGCCCCCTATGTTGAAGCTGGCCTGTGGAAGTAATGTGCCAGTTGTAGCTCTGGGTGTAGGTCTGGTGTGCATCACATACCTCCTGGGAtgctttctcctcatcctcctctcctATGCCTTCATTGTGGCAGCCATCTTGAAGATAGCATCAGCCGAGGGTCGGCACAAAGCCTTCTCCACCTGTGCATCCCACCTCACAGTGGTGATTGTGCACTATGGCTTTGCCTCTGTCATCTACCTCAAGCCCAAAGGCCCCCACTTTGAGGAAGGTGATACTCTCATGGCCACCACCTACACGGTCCTTACCCCCTTCCTCAGCCCCATCATCTTCAGTCTCAGGAACAAGGAGCTGAAGAATGCCATGAAGAAGGCCTTCCTCAGGAAATTATGTTCCTCAAACAACTGA